Sequence from the Burkholderiales bacterium genome:
CCCCGAAGGCCTCAAACCCCTGAGTTTCTGGATTCAGCGGGGACAGCGGCAAGACCGCACGGAATCGGCCAGTTTCGATTGGGGCGCGGGCAGCCTGCGTTTCGGCCGCAGCGGTGAGGAGAAAACCGTCCCCCTGCCCGCCGGCAGTCAGGACGTGCTGTCGGTCTTCTATCAGCTCGCGCTCACCGCGCCCCACAACGGCGTGCTGGAACTGCCGGTGACCAACGGCCGCAAGTTCGACCGCTATCGCTATCGGGTGGTCGGCGAGGAAACCCTCGACACCCCGCTGGGGCCGCTGGTGACGGAACGACTGGAACGCATCCAGGCACCGGGGGAGGATGCGCTCACGCTGTGGCTTGCCCGGGACTACCACTGGCTGCCGGTACGCCTGCGCTTCGTGGACCGACGCGGCGAGGTGGCGGAGCAGGTGGTAGACACCCTGCTTGCCCAATGAACGCCCGCATCTTTCCCCAAGGGCTTTCGCCGTTACAATAGGTGCTTTTGGCTGCCCATGTCCGCGCCCCCCTCTTCCCTTCGCCTCGAGCCTTTGCTGCTGGTCCTGCTCCTGGGCCTTCTCGCCTTCGGCACGCTGCTCGTGCTGCTGCCCTTCGTTTCGGTGCTGCTGTGGGCCTCCATCCTCTGCTATGCCACCTGGCCCCTCTTCGACCAGCTCACCCGGCTGCTCAAAGGCAGGCGTAATCTTGCCGCCTTCCTCATGTGCGTGGCCGTGACGCTCCTCCTCGTGCTGCCCTTCGTGGTGGTGGGGGCAAGTCTCGGCGATAGCGTCGCCCAACTTGCACAAACCCTGCAGCAGGCCTTAAACCATGCGCCGCGCTCAGCACCGTCCTGGCTTGCTTCGCTGCCCCTGGTGGGCAATGGCATCGCCGAATACTGGCAGCGGGTGGTGGATGACCCCAATTCCCTCGTGCAGCAGGCCCGCGCCGCACTGCCCACCGTCTCCCGCTGGCTGCTCGCCCAGGGGCTGGCGCTGGCGCATGGCGTGTTGATGCTGGTGCTCGCCGTGTTCGTCGCCTTTTTCATCTATCGCGACGGCGCGAGTCTGGCTGATCATCTGGCCACGGCCGTGGAACGTCTCGGGGGCGAGCGGGGCGTGCGCCTCATGCACCTGGCCGGCGGCACCATTCAGGGGGTGGTCTATGGCATTCTCGGCACAGCACTGGCCCAGGGCATCCTGGCCGGCATCGGTTTTCTCATCACCGGCGTGCCGGGAGCCCTCATGCTGGGCCTGCTCACCTTTTTCCTTTCCATCATCCCCATGGGTCCGCCGCTCGTGTGGATCCCCGCCGCCATCTGGCTCTTTGCCCAGGGTGAAACGGGCATGGCGATCTTCCTCGCCCTGTGGGGGGCGCTGGTGGTCTCCAGCATCGACAACGTGCTCAAGCCCTATCTCATCAGCAAGGGGGCGGATCTACCCTTCATCCTCGTCCTCTTCGGGGTGCTCGGGGGAATCCTCGCCTTCGGCTTCCTCGGCGTTTTCCTCGGCCCCACCCTGATCGCGGTGAGCTTCAGTCTTCTCAAGGAATGGACCCTGCGGCCGTCCGCGCTCAAGCCATGAGCCTAAGCCCCGCCCTCCTCCACCACGTGGTGGGGGCCCTCGCAGAAATCCTGCCCTTCACCCACCCCGCGGACAAGGTGTTGTCCCACTACCTACGCACCCATCATCTGGGGGCGCGGGATCGCAGCCTGGTGGCAGAAAGGGTGTATGGCGTGCTGCGCCGGCTGCGTTTCCTCGAATATCTGTGTGAATGCCGCGAACCGCGGCCGTTGCTTTTGGCCTATCTCACCCGCATCGAAGGCTACAATCTGCGCGCCCTCGAACCCGTGCTTGAAGCGGGCGAGGCCGCCCTCGTCAAGCGCATCAAGGCGCGTCCCACAGCGGCGCTGCCCTTGGGCGTGCGCGCGGAACTGCCGGACTGGGTGGTGGAACGGCTGCAAGAAAGCCTCAGCGACGAGGCCATCCTGGAGCTGGGGCGGGCCATGCAGCAGCAAGCACCCCTCGATCTGCGGGTCAACACCCTCAAGGCCAGCCGGGAAGAGGTGCTGGCGCGGCTTCAGGCGGAGGGCTTCGCCGCCACCGCGACCCCCTACTCCCCCGTGGGTATCCGCCTTGCCCACAAACCGGCGATCAACCGGCATCCCCTCTTCACTGCGGGCGTGATCGAGGTCCAGGACGAAGGCAGCCAGCTTCTGGGTTTTCTTCTGGCACCGAAACGGCACGAGCGGGTGGCAGATTTCTGCGCCGGCGCCGGCGGCAAGACGCTTTTGCTGGGCGCCCTCATGCACGCCCAGGGGCGGCTTTATGCCTTCGACGTCTCCGCCCGACGCCTTGCCCAATTTAAGCCACGCCTGGCCCGTTCCGGCCTGTCCAATGTGCATCCGCAGGTCATCGAGGACGAAGGCGATGTCCGCCTCAAGCGTCTGGCGGGCAAATTCGACCGTGTGCTGGTGGATGCCCCCTGCACGGGGCTGGGCACGCTGCGGCGCAATCCCGACCTCAAGTGGCGTCAGACCCCCCAGTCGGTGGCGGAACTGACGGCAAAACAGGCGCGCATCCTGGAGGCGGCCGCGCGCCTGCTCAAACCCGGTGGCCGGCTCGTCTATGCCACCTGCAGCATCCTTAAGGAAGAAAACGAAAATATCGTCGCCGCCTTCCTTAAACGGCATCGCGATTTCAGGCTGCGCCCCGCCGGCGAGCTTTTGGCCAAAAGCCACATCCCCCTCGAGATGGGAGACTTTCTTCGCCTCTCACCGGCCAGCCACGGCACGGATGCCTTCTTCGCCGCCGCCCTCGAGTACGACGTGAGTTCTGCCGCCGAAGGATCAGCATGACACGCCTGCTTGGCCCGCTCCTCGCAAGCCTCCTTTTCCTCATCGCCCCCGCCGAAAGTGCAGAACGGCTGCCGGCGCAGGGCAGCATCGAGCTTGCCTTCACGCCGGAGGACAACGCCATCCATCTCATCGCGCAAGCGCTGCGTGAGGCAAGACAGAAAATCCGCGTCCAGGCCTTCAGCTTCACCAGCAACGAGATCGCCTTCGCCCTCATCGAAGCGAAACGGCGCGGCGTCGATGTGCAGGTGGTGGCGGATGCAGAACAGTCCCTGAAGCTGGAGAACAGCCGCATCCGGCTCCTGGCGGAGGCCGGAATACCGGTCTGGTTGGATGACCAGCACAGCGCCGCCCACAGCAAGGTCATCATCATCGATCCGGGCACGGCGCAGGCGGCGGTCATCACCGGCTCCATGAATTTCACCTATGCAGGGCAGTTCAAAAACGCGGAAAATGTCCTCATCCTGCGCGGCAACCCGCGCCTGGCCGAGGCGTATGCCGCCAACTGGCAACGCCACCGCCAGCACTCCCGCAAGCACCCCTGAACAAGTGGACCATGAACCGCACCCAGCAAGCCCATAACCTGTTGCTTGAGGCGCTGGCCGATCTCGACCGCCCGGCCATGCTCTGGCAGGCCGCGGTGATCGGTCTGGCGGTGGCCCTTGCCTGGCTGCTGGCCGGCGCACTCAAGCGCCGTCTAGCACCGCCGGATCCCAGCAAACCCTCCCTGCTCGGCCTGCGCCACGCGGCGGCCCCCGCCCTCGCCGTGCTGCTGCTTCTGCCCGCCAAGGCGCTGTTGAAGACCTGGTTTGCACCGACCCTGCTCAACGTCGCCATCCCGCTGCTTTTCGCCCTCACCCTGATGCGCGTGGCCTCCCAGTTGCTGCGCTATGTGTTCGTGCCCAGTGGCGTGCTGCGCCTGGTGGAGCATGCCGTCACCTGGACGGTGCTGGTGGGACTCGCGCTTCACCTCACCGGCCTCACCCAGGAAGTGGTGGCGGTGATGGACGACATCGGTTTTACCATTGGTCGGCAGAGGATTTCGCTGCTCCTCGTGCTGCAGGGCGTGCTGGCGGTGGTCATCGCCCTGCTCATCGCCCTCTATCTCGGCCGCATCCTGGAAAACCGGCTGATGAGGAGCGAGGCGCTGGATCACAGCCTGCGGCTGGTGTTTTCCAAACTGGCGCGGGGCGTGCTCATCGTCATCGCGGTGGTCATCGCCCTGCCCCTTGCCGGCGTCGATATCACCTTTCTCTCCCTCTTCGGCGGCGCCCTGGGCGTGGGCCTCGGCTTCGGCCTGCAGAAGATCGCCGCCAACTATGTGAGCGGCTTCATCATCCTCCTCGACCGTTCGGTGCGCATCGGTGATCTCCTGACCATCGACAACCGCTACGGCACCGTCACCGAGATCAAAACCCGTTACACGGTCCTGCGCGCCACGGATGGAACCGAGGCCATCATCCCCAACGAGGCCCTGGTGTCCTCGGTGGTGATCAACCATTCCTTCAGCGACCGCCAACTGCGCATCAACCTGCCGGTGCAGGTGGGTTATGGCAGCGATGTGGAACGGGCCATGGCCATCCTTGTCGAAGTGGCCCGCAGCCATCCGCGGGTGCTCAGGGAACCGGGGCCCGCCGCCTTCCTGCGCGAGTTTGCCGACAGCGGCATCAATCTGGAGCTGGTGGTGTGGATCGCCGATCCGGAGGAAGGCCAGCTCAACCTGCGCTCGGCACTCAACCTGGAAATCTGGCGGCGATTCAAGGCGGAGGGGATTGAGATTCCCTATCCCCACCGCGATATCCGCATCCTGCCCACTGAGTCCGAAAAAAAGACTTAGTTGTCTTTTTGAAGCAATCCGGTACAATGGGTTTTCCGTCATTTCCGTAAAGGTTCTGCATTTTATGTTCACTGGTTTGATTTCAATGCCCTGGTGGGGTTACGTGGCCGTCACCCTGGTGCTCACCCACATCACCATCGCCTCGGTCACGATTTTCCTGCACCGTCACCAGGCCCACCGGGCGCTCGATCTGCATCCCATCGCCAGCCACTTCTTCCGCTTCTGGCTTTGGCTGACCACCGGCATGATCACCCGGGAGTGGGCGGCAATCCATCGCAAGCACCACGCCATGT
This genomic interval carries:
- a CDS encoding RsmB/NOP family class I SAM-dependent RNA methyltransferase, whose translation is MSLSPALLHHVVGALAEILPFTHPADKVLSHYLRTHHLGARDRSLVAERVYGVLRRLRFLEYLCECREPRPLLLAYLTRIEGYNLRALEPVLEAGEAALVKRIKARPTAALPLGVRAELPDWVVERLQESLSDEAILELGRAMQQQAPLDLRVNTLKASREEVLARLQAEGFAATATPYSPVGIRLAHKPAINRHPLFTAGVIEVQDEGSQLLGFLLAPKRHERVADFCAGAGGKTLLLGALMHAQGRLYAFDVSARRLAQFKPRLARSGLSNVHPQVIEDEGDVRLKRLAGKFDRVLVDAPCTGLGTLRRNPDLKWRQTPQSVAELTAKQARILEAAARLLKPGGRLVYATCSILKEENENIVAAFLKRHRDFRLRPAGELLAKSHIPLEMGDFLRLSPASHGTDAFFAAALEYDVSSAAEGSA
- a CDS encoding mechanosensitive ion channel, translating into MNRTQQAHNLLLEALADLDRPAMLWQAAVIGLAVALAWLLAGALKRRLAPPDPSKPSLLGLRHAAAPALAVLLLLPAKALLKTWFAPTLLNVAIPLLFALTLMRVASQLLRYVFVPSGVLRLVEHAVTWTVLVGLALHLTGLTQEVVAVMDDIGFTIGRQRISLLLVLQGVLAVVIALLIALYLGRILENRLMRSEALDHSLRLVFSKLARGVLIVIAVVIALPLAGVDITFLSLFGGALGVGLGFGLQKIAANYVSGFIILLDRSVRIGDLLTIDNRYGTVTEIKTRYTVLRATDGTEAIIPNEALVSSVVINHSFSDRQLRINLPVQVGYGSDVERAMAILVEVARSHPRVLREPGPAAFLREFADSGINLELVVWIADPEEGQLNLRSALNLEIWRRFKAEGIEIPYPHRDIRILPTESEKKT
- a CDS encoding phospholipase D family protein encodes the protein MTRLLGPLLASLLFLIAPAESAERLPAQGSIELAFTPEDNAIHLIAQALREARQKIRVQAFSFTSNEIAFALIEAKRRGVDVQVVADAEQSLKLENSRIRLLAEAGIPVWLDDQHSAAHSKVIIIDPGTAQAAVITGSMNFTYAGQFKNAENVLILRGNPRLAEAYAANWQRHRQHSRKHP
- a CDS encoding AI-2E family transporter; the protein is MSAPPSSLRLEPLLLVLLLGLLAFGTLLVLLPFVSVLLWASILCYATWPLFDQLTRLLKGRRNLAAFLMCVAVTLLLVLPFVVVGASLGDSVAQLAQTLQQALNHAPRSAPSWLASLPLVGNGIAEYWQRVVDDPNSLVQQARAALPTVSRWLLAQGLALAHGVLMLVLAVFVAFFIYRDGASLADHLATAVERLGGERGVRLMHLAGGTIQGVVYGILGTALAQGILAGIGFLITGVPGALMLGLLTFFLSIIPMGPPLVWIPAAIWLFAQGETGMAIFLALWGALVVSSIDNVLKPYLISKGADLPFILVLFGVLGGILAFGFLGVFLGPTLIAVSFSLLKEWTLRPSALKP